Proteins encoded within one genomic window of Methanothrix harundinacea 6Ac:
- a CDS encoding biopolymer transporter Tol: MAGVASGLSGGRERPISTWGGLQEQPAIDGHIVAWADNRSGNFDIFMYDLETGTERGVCFYPGHQDHPSVSGHRIVWQDMRAGEADIYMYDYVTRAETPITTAPGNQFLPDIDGDRVVWMDDRDGNWNVYMHDLATGEERRITTDPKDQIQPKISGDLIVWTDDRNGNSDIYIYDLEAGRESPLSTGPGEQVFPDIDGDLVVWSDNRTGDYDIVILDLPTGQETVIERPGLQTAPSVKGNLVAWQDHRAGVPQVYLYNVDTGEEALVSPGSVKMNPALGERGVVWSDHRAPDSDVYIFDFTLTADEVIASGPHNSSNPWIDGDRVVWTDDRTGKFNVYMIDLSTSQEIQITDSEDEKSSPSISGDIILYTDNRSGNLDLFVYDLRTGEETRVTDDPSDQWYGMVADGRVVWIDDRTGDDQIRVHDLSDGSEIQITTGASKKAQPMIHGDRVAWMDNRAGNWDIFVYNLSTRSEVQVTTDPGKQQAPWLHGDLIVWMDDRNENWDIRGKNLLTDEEMVITTDINNQVQPVIFDRLISWLDDRNGDYDIYLYDLDLMKEIPVVTGPLHQRPNDGVGFPFLVNLAGASQFLSEDRLVWMDYSRGTPQIMTRSVADDPILLLGKADIATNGSLIVWADNRGGDWDLFGFDFYSRFERPLVRAPGHQRSPAASGDLLVWQDDRNGDWDILALNLTSGEEIVVADGRGAQVSPSVSGRRIAWMDNSTGSWDVSAKDLAGAAIKPPASRPKDQINPSISGDLLVWQDDRNGEWDVYVCDLATGEETKLTGEGDQINPHVSGNIIVWEDSTTGDISYYLWDRKWGRAYSRPGVQTSPKVYEKRIVYQEPVEGGWSIHSFDPNTWKDKEVARSPGEVEFDLDQRLAWLISPSGRFGYRNLGSDQTSIICQASGDQTSPAVSGDWVVWMDNRTQNPDIYLYNLVENVEWPLAAGKEFDMYPDIINDVVVWMYLEEQFNSWAIRALDIPTVNRTQLQRGITVPSRPSISEEILAWGDLPIAAFGWRIQKKPLYTTEAMEAIPPRGENPSVGGSLVVYQDNQNGNWDIYVWSGTTRKPVYTGPGDQTHPTTDGSLVVWQDNRNGNWDLYSHDLATGKVEQLTSDPSNQTRPHLRDGVLVWQDDRNGDWDIRALDLATGREMEIFTGPGNQTDPRTGSDRIVWVDDRKGDKDIYMYEIYRE; encoded by the coding sequence ATGGCAGGCGTCGCGTCCGGATTGAGTGGGGGAAGAGAGCGTCCCATCAGCACGTGGGGCGGCCTGCAGGAGCAGCCCGCCATAGACGGCCATATCGTCGCCTGGGCGGACAACAGAAGCGGCAACTTCGATATATTCATGTACGATCTGGAGACGGGGACCGAGAGGGGCGTCTGCTTCTATCCCGGCCACCAGGACCATCCCTCGGTCTCAGGCCATCGGATCGTCTGGCAGGACATGAGGGCCGGGGAGGCGGACATATACATGTACGATTACGTCACCCGGGCGGAGACCCCGATCACCACAGCCCCCGGGAACCAGTTCCTCCCGGACATCGACGGGGATCGGGTGGTCTGGATGGACGACCGGGACGGCAACTGGAACGTCTACATGCACGATCTCGCGACCGGCGAAGAGCGGAGGATCACCACCGATCCCAAAGACCAGATCCAGCCGAAGATCAGCGGCGACCTGATCGTCTGGACCGACGACCGGAACGGGAACTCCGACATCTACATCTACGATCTCGAGGCCGGGCGGGAGAGCCCCCTCTCCACGGGTCCGGGGGAGCAGGTATTCCCGGACATCGACGGCGATCTGGTGGTCTGGTCCGACAACAGGACCGGAGACTACGATATAGTCATCCTCGACCTCCCCACCGGCCAGGAGACGGTGATCGAGAGGCCGGGGCTCCAGACCGCCCCCTCGGTGAAGGGGAACCTCGTGGCGTGGCAGGACCACAGGGCCGGAGTTCCTCAGGTTTACCTCTACAATGTGGATACCGGCGAGGAGGCCCTCGTCAGCCCCGGGTCCGTCAAGATGAATCCCGCCCTGGGGGAGAGGGGGGTGGTCTGGTCCGACCACCGGGCCCCCGACTCGGACGTTTACATATTCGACTTCACCCTGACGGCCGACGAAGTGATAGCCTCCGGCCCTCACAACAGCTCAAACCCCTGGATCGACGGGGACCGGGTGGTCTGGACCGACGATCGGACTGGGAAGTTCAACGTCTACATGATCGACCTATCCACATCCCAGGAGATTCAGATCACCGACTCGGAGGACGAGAAGAGCAGCCCCTCCATCAGCGGCGACATAATCCTCTACACCGACAACCGATCGGGGAACCTCGACCTCTTCGTCTACGACCTCCGGACGGGGGAGGAGACGAGGGTGACCGACGACCCATCAGATCAGTGGTATGGGATGGTCGCCGATGGCCGGGTAGTCTGGATCGACGACCGGACCGGCGACGACCAGATCCGGGTCCACGACCTCTCCGACGGATCCGAGATCCAGATAACGACCGGCGCCTCGAAGAAGGCCCAGCCGATGATCCACGGAGATCGGGTGGCCTGGATGGACAACCGGGCGGGGAACTGGGACATCTTCGTCTACAACCTCTCCACCAGGTCGGAGGTTCAGGTGACGACCGACCCCGGAAAGCAGCAGGCTCCCTGGCTCCATGGGGATCTGATCGTCTGGATGGACGACAGGAATGAGAACTGGGACATCCGGGGGAAGAACCTCCTCACCGACGAGGAGATGGTGATCACCACCGACATCAACAATCAGGTCCAGCCCGTCATCTTTGATAGGCTCATCTCCTGGCTGGACGACCGGAACGGGGACTACGACATATACCTCTACGACCTCGATCTGATGAAGGAGATCCCCGTCGTCACGGGGCCGTTGCACCAGAGGCCTAACGACGGGGTGGGCTTTCCCTTCTTGGTGAACCTCGCTGGAGCCTCTCAGTTTTTGAGCGAAGACCGGCTGGTATGGATGGACTACAGCCGGGGGACGCCCCAGATCATGACGAGATCGGTGGCCGATGACCCGATCCTCCTTCTGGGGAAGGCGGATATCGCCACCAACGGCAGCCTCATCGTCTGGGCCGACAACCGGGGCGGGGACTGGGACCTCTTCGGCTTCGACTTCTACTCCCGGTTCGAGCGGCCCCTGGTCCGGGCACCCGGCCACCAGAGGAGCCCCGCCGCCTCCGGCGACCTCCTCGTCTGGCAGGACGATCGGAACGGCGACTGGGATATCCTCGCCCTGAACCTCACCTCGGGGGAGGAGATCGTCGTCGCCGACGGCCGGGGCGCCCAGGTCAGCCCCTCCGTCAGCGGGAGGAGGATCGCCTGGATGGACAACTCCACCGGGAGCTGGGACGTCTCGGCGAAGGACCTGGCCGGGGCGGCCATAAAGCCCCCCGCTTCGAGGCCTAAAGATCAGATCAACCCCTCGATCAGTGGCGACCTCCTCGTCTGGCAGGATGACCGGAACGGCGAGTGGGACGTCTACGTCTGCGACCTAGCCACCGGCGAGGAGACGAAGCTCACCGGCGAGGGGGACCAGATCAACCCCCACGTCAGCGGAAACATCATCGTCTGGGAGGACTCGACGACCGGGGACATCAGCTACTACCTATGGGATAGGAAGTGGGGGCGCGCCTACTCCAGGCCCGGAGTTCAGACGAGCCCCAAGGTCTACGAAAAGAGGATCGTCTACCAGGAGCCCGTCGAAGGAGGCTGGTCGATCCACAGCTTCGACCCCAACACCTGGAAGGACAAGGAGGTGGCCCGGAGCCCCGGGGAGGTGGAGTTCGACCTCGATCAGCGCCTCGCCTGGCTCATCTCGCCGAGCGGAAGGTTCGGGTACAGAAACCTCGGCTCCGACCAGACGAGCATCATCTGTCAGGCCTCGGGGGACCAGACGAGCCCCGCCGTCAGCGGCGACTGGGTCGTATGGATGGACAACAGAACTCAGAACCCCGACATCTACCTCTACAACCTCGTCGAGAACGTCGAGTGGCCCCTGGCGGCGGGGAAGGAGTTCGACATGTACCCCGACATAATTAACGACGTCGTCGTCTGGATGTACCTCGAGGAGCAGTTCAACTCCTGGGCGATCAGGGCCCTGGACATACCCACCGTCAACAGGACCCAGCTCCAGAGGGGCATCACCGTCCCCTCGAGGCCCTCCATCAGCGAGGAGATCCTGGCCTGGGGTGACCTCCCCATAGCGGCCTTCGGATGGCGGATCCAGAAGAAGCCCCTCTACACCACCGAGGCGATGGAGGCGATCCCGCCCAGGGGAGAGAACCCCTCCGTCGGCGGGAGCCTGGTGGTCTACCAGGACAACCAGAACGGGAACTGGGACATCTACGTCTGGTCCGGGACGACCCGAAAGCCGGTCTACACCGGTCCCGGGGACCAGACCCATCCCACCACCGACGGGTCCCTGGTGGTCTGGCAGGACAACCGGAACGGGAACTGGGACCTCTACTCTCACGATCTGGCCACCGGCAAGGTCGAGCAGCTCACCTCCGACCCGTCTAACCAGACGAGGCCCCACCTCCGGGACGGGGTTTTAGTCTGGCAGGACGATCGGAACGGCGACTGGGATATCCGGGCCCTGGACTTGGCCACCGGGAGGGAGATGGAGATCTTCACCGGTCCCGGGAACCAGACCGATCCCCGGACCGGGAGTGACAGGATAGTCTGGGTCGACGACCGGAAGGGGGACAAGGACATCTACATGTACGAGATCTACCGCGAATAG